In Rhinolophus ferrumequinum isolate MPI-CBG mRhiFer1 chromosome 18, mRhiFer1_v1.p, whole genome shotgun sequence, a genomic segment contains:
- the ZNF414 gene encoding zinc finger protein 414 isoform X1, with protein MEEEPSGPSPDMPATAEPSSSETDKEVLSPVVAATTTSFSMAEEPGPDRAITPPVWERGGPSGAQQGASPVPDSGQPGPGPSLGLTSTVSGTSEDLRPARRRPLPGKQIPCSSPGCCLSFPSIRDLAQHLRTHCPPTQSLEGKLFRCSAMSCTETFPSMQELVTHGKLHYKPNRYFKCENCLLRFRTHRSLFKHLHVCAEHAQSPAPPPPPALDKEPLALERPPESDPTSAPGLQFPLLEPFTTPAPAPTGPFLPYLNPAPFGLSPPRLRPFLATAPGPPASSAAVWKKSQGAGGSPRRPQGGSDAPSGHAAPSRIVWEHTRGRYSCMQCAFSTASRPAMTLHLEDHRPGAPAAPASGQPRPDPDARADPAPLAPKVSPLLSKGECPGFSPL; from the exons ATG GAGGAGGAACCCTCGGGACCCAGCCCGGACATGCCGGCCACTGCAGAGCCCAGCTCCAGTGAGACTGACAAGGAAGTATTGTCCCCGGTTGTGGCTGCTACAACCACCTCCTTCTCCATGGCGGAGGAGCCGGGTCCTGACCGGGCAATCACTCCCCCAGTGTGGGAACGTGGAGGGCCTAGCGGGGCCCAGCAGGGTGCCTCCCCAGTCCCAGACAGTGGCCAGCCTGGCCCTGGACCCAGCCTTGGCCTGACAAGCACAGTCTCCGGGACCAGTGAGGACCTGCGGCCTGCTAGACGACGCCCACTACCAG GAAAGCAGATACCCTGCTCCAGCCCTGgctgctgcctcagtttccccagcatTCGCGACCTGGCACAGCATCTGCGTACCCACTGCCCACCCACACAGTCCCTGGAAG GCAAACTCTTCCGCTGTTCCGCCATGAGCTGCACGGAGACCTTCCCCAGCATGCAGGAATTGGTGACACACGGCAAGCTTCACTACAAACCCAATCGCTACTTCAA GTGTGAGAACTGCCTACTGCGCTTCCGCACGCACCGCTCGCTCTTCAAGCATCTGCATGTTTGCGCCGAGCATGCGCAGAGCCCAGCCCCGCCGCCACCCCCCGCCCTCGACAAGGAACCACTCGCGCTCGAGCGCCCCCCGGAGTCCGACCCCACGTCGGCACCGGGCCTGCAGTTCCCGCTGCTCGAGCCTTTCACgacccccgcccctgcccccaccgGGCCCTTCCTGCCCTACTTGAACCCCGCGCCCTTTGGCCTAAGCCCCCCACGCCTGCGCCCCTTCCTGGCCACCGCTCCCGGGCCGCCTGCCTCCAGCGCCGCCGTGTGGAAAAAGAGCCAAG GTGCAGGCGGCAGCCCGCGAAGACCCCAGGGCGGCTCCGACGCGCCCTCAG GGCACGCGGCCCCGAGCCGCATCGTGTGGGAGCACACGCGGGGCCGCTACTCGTGCATGCAGTGCGCCTTCTCCACGGCCTCGCGGCCCGCCATGACCCTGCACCTGGAGGACCACCGCCCTGGCGCCCCCGCGGCCCCGGCGTCCGGGCAGCCGCGCCCCGACCCCGACGCGCGGGCGG
- the ZNF414 gene encoding zinc finger protein 414 isoform X2, whose protein sequence is MEEEPSGPSPDMPATAEPSSSETDKEVLSPVVAATTTSFSMAEEPGPDRAITPPVWERGGPSGAQQGASPVPDSGQPGPGPSLGLTSTVSGTSEDLRPARRRPLPGKQIPCSSPGCCLSFPSIRDLAQHLRTHCPPTQSLEGKLFRCSAMSCTETFPSMQELVTHGKLHYKPNRYFKCENCLLRFRTHRSLFKHLHVCAEHAQSPAPPPPPALDKEPLALERPPESDPTSAPGLQFPLLEPFTTPAPAPTGPFLPYLNPAPFGLSPPRLRPFLATAPGPPASSAAVWKKSQGAGGSPRRPQGGSDAPSGHAAPSRIVWEHTRGRYSCMQCAFSTASRPAMTLHLEDHRPGAPAAPASGQPRPDPDARAGRSVSPSPA, encoded by the exons ATG GAGGAGGAACCCTCGGGACCCAGCCCGGACATGCCGGCCACTGCAGAGCCCAGCTCCAGTGAGACTGACAAGGAAGTATTGTCCCCGGTTGTGGCTGCTACAACCACCTCCTTCTCCATGGCGGAGGAGCCGGGTCCTGACCGGGCAATCACTCCCCCAGTGTGGGAACGTGGAGGGCCTAGCGGGGCCCAGCAGGGTGCCTCCCCAGTCCCAGACAGTGGCCAGCCTGGCCCTGGACCCAGCCTTGGCCTGACAAGCACAGTCTCCGGGACCAGTGAGGACCTGCGGCCTGCTAGACGACGCCCACTACCAG GAAAGCAGATACCCTGCTCCAGCCCTGgctgctgcctcagtttccccagcatTCGCGACCTGGCACAGCATCTGCGTACCCACTGCCCACCCACACAGTCCCTGGAAG GCAAACTCTTCCGCTGTTCCGCCATGAGCTGCACGGAGACCTTCCCCAGCATGCAGGAATTGGTGACACACGGCAAGCTTCACTACAAACCCAATCGCTACTTCAA GTGTGAGAACTGCCTACTGCGCTTCCGCACGCACCGCTCGCTCTTCAAGCATCTGCATGTTTGCGCCGAGCATGCGCAGAGCCCAGCCCCGCCGCCACCCCCCGCCCTCGACAAGGAACCACTCGCGCTCGAGCGCCCCCCGGAGTCCGACCCCACGTCGGCACCGGGCCTGCAGTTCCCGCTGCTCGAGCCTTTCACgacccccgcccctgcccccaccgGGCCCTTCCTGCCCTACTTGAACCCCGCGCCCTTTGGCCTAAGCCCCCCACGCCTGCGCCCCTTCCTGGCCACCGCTCCCGGGCCGCCTGCCTCCAGCGCCGCCGTGTGGAAAAAGAGCCAAG GTGCAGGCGGCAGCCCGCGAAGACCCCAGGGCGGCTCCGACGCGCCCTCAG GGCACGCGGCCCCGAGCCGCATCGTGTGGGAGCACACGCGGGGCCGCTACTCGTGCATGCAGTGCGCCTTCTCCACGGCCTCGCGGCCCGCCATGACCCTGCACCTGGAGGACCACCGCCCTGGCGCCCCCGCGGCCCCGGCGTCCGGGCAGCCGCGCCCCGACCCCGACGCGCGGGCGG